In a single window of the Nodularia spumigena CCY9414 genome:
- a CDS encoding iron ABC transporter substrate-binding protein yields the protein MKRRQFVYLVGIATASGGLAVACDANSNPTATDLGQTATELEKELVIYSGRNEKLIGELIKQFETQANTKVQVRYGDTAELASAILEEGTNSPADVFFAQDAGALGAIQKAGRTVELPTSLLNKVDSAYRSPEGQWVGVTGRVRTVDYNTNLVKAEELPSSIFGFTDPKWQGKIGWAPTNGSFQSFVTALRVAEGEERAKEWLEGIKANNAKVYPNNTSIVEALSRGEIAVGFVNHYYLERIKQDNPDVPVAHHFTEDIGSLVNVAGVAILNSAKNPNIAQRFAEFLLNEDAQNYFASETFEYPLASGVAPKGSLKSLSEIRKQDKQIDLSNLDDLDNTLKLLQEVAII from the coding sequence ATGAAGCGTCGCCAATTTGTTTATTTAGTAGGAATAGCAACTGCTAGCGGTGGGTTAGCCGTTGCTTGTGATGCTAATTCTAATCCAACCGCCACAGATTTAGGACAAACCGCCACAGAGTTGGAAAAAGAATTAGTAATTTACTCAGGACGCAACGAGAAACTAATCGGTGAATTAATTAAGCAGTTTGAGACCCAAGCGAATACTAAAGTTCAAGTCCGTTATGGTGATACGGCTGAATTAGCATCAGCAATTTTGGAAGAAGGTACAAATAGTCCCGCAGATGTATTTTTTGCTCAAGATGCAGGCGCTCTCGGAGCTATACAAAAAGCAGGTAGAACTGTAGAGTTACCAACCTCACTGCTGAATAAGGTAGATAGTGCTTACCGTTCTCCAGAGGGACAATGGGTAGGTGTTACAGGCAGAGTGCGTACAGTAGATTACAACACAAATTTAGTCAAAGCCGAGGAATTACCATCATCTATTTTTGGTTTTACTGACCCAAAATGGCAAGGTAAAATTGGTTGGGCCCCAACAAATGGCTCGTTTCAATCCTTTGTCACAGCCTTAAGAGTTGCTGAGGGAGAGGAGAGAGCCAAGGAATGGTTAGAAGGTATCAAAGCTAATAATGCCAAGGTTTATCCTAACAACACATCAATAGTAGAAGCTTTAAGCCGTGGTGAGATAGCTGTAGGATTTGTGAATCATTACTATCTGGAACGCATCAAACAAGATAATCCTGATGTTCCAGTGGCGCATCATTTCACTGAAGATATTGGATCTTTAGTTAATGTCGCAGGCGTAGCAATTCTTAATAGTGCGAAAAATCCAAATATTGCTCAAAGATTTGCCGAATTTTTGCTCAATGAAGATGCTCAAAACTACTTTGCTAGTGAAACCTTTGAGTATCCTCTAGCTTCTGGAGTTGCTCCCAAAGGGAGTTTGAAATCACTCAGCGAAATTCGCAAACAAGACAAACAAATTGATTTGAGTAACCTCGATGATTTGGATAATACACTGAAATTATTGCAGGAAGTAGCAATCATTTAA
- a CDS encoding site-2 protease family protein, giving the protein MFTSSEIPVIGIILLIALGILGWGFYRARPFGKLGILAWLQSVVLITPWLLFFGLFAAGIYINIAGILILVLTSAALYVFLGRQLRAAGQDAIIKQKATERLAADSSPAADNTPQVVLAELKVEALPIPEEDLSAIKSIFGIDTFFTTETISYQEGAIFKGNMRGEPEEIHNRLTASLQAKLGDKYRLFLVDSTEGKPVVIVLPSRNDPRPMSLQQKSFAVILLIATIATCLETAGLLLNFDLFSNPERFAAAVPIATGILAILATHEIGHWLLARRHQIRLSWPFFLPAVQIGSFGAITRFESLLPNRKVLFDIALAGPAAGGILSLLMLLVGLLLSHPGSLFQLPNQFFQGSILVGSLARVVLGSALQSSVVSVHPLVVIGWLGLVINALNLMPAGQLDGGRIVQAIYGRKTAGRATAATLILLGLISLGNSLAIYWAVVIFFLQRDLERPTLNEISEPDDARAALGLLALFLMISTLLPLTPGVAGRLGIGG; this is encoded by the coding sequence ATGTTTACCTCGTCAGAGATTCCCGTGATTGGGATAATTTTGTTAATTGCTTTGGGTATTTTAGGTTGGGGCTTTTATCGCGCTAGACCTTTTGGGAAACTGGGAATCTTAGCCTGGTTACAGTCGGTGGTATTAATTACTCCCTGGCTGCTATTTTTTGGTTTGTTTGCGGCAGGTATTTACATCAACATAGCTGGTATATTAATTTTAGTGCTGACATCTGCTGCTTTGTATGTCTTTTTAGGCAGACAGTTACGCGCCGCCGGACAAGATGCAATTATTAAGCAAAAAGCTACAGAAAGGCTAGCGGCTGATTCTTCACCAGCAGCAGACAATACTCCGCAAGTCGTATTGGCAGAACTGAAAGTTGAAGCATTACCAATTCCTGAAGAAGACTTAAGCGCTATTAAAAGTATTTTCGGGATTGATACGTTTTTTACCACAGAAACTATCTCCTATCAAGAAGGGGCGATTTTTAAAGGTAATATGCGGGGGGAACCAGAAGAGATTCACAACCGCTTAACTGCAAGTTTGCAAGCAAAATTAGGTGATAAATATCGACTGTTTTTAGTGGATAGCACAGAGGGTAAACCTGTAGTGATTGTTTTACCTAGCCGTAATGATCCACGTCCAATGTCATTACAGCAAAAATCCTTTGCGGTGATTCTGCTGATAGCAACTATCGCCACTTGTTTAGAAACTGCGGGATTATTGCTGAATTTTGATTTATTTTCCAATCCAGAGCGATTTGCAGCTGCTGTACCCATAGCTACTGGGATATTGGCAATTTTGGCAACTCATGAAATTGGACATTGGTTGCTGGCTCGTCGTCACCAAATCCGCCTCAGCTGGCCTTTCTTTTTACCGGCTGTGCAAATCGGTTCTTTTGGTGCAATTACTCGCTTTGAGTCTCTGTTACCCAACCGCAAGGTATTATTTGATATTGCTTTGGCAGGGCCAGCAGCAGGTGGTATCCTTTCTTTGTTAATGCTGCTCGTTGGTTTGCTACTTTCCCACCCAGGTAGTTTATTTCAATTACCCAATCAGTTTTTCCAAGGTTCAATTTTAGTCGGTAGCTTGGCGCGGGTTGTTCTGGGTTCAGCTTTACAATCATCTGTTGTCAGTGTCCATCCCCTGGTGGTGATTGGTTGGCTAGGTTTAGTGATTAATGCTTTGAATTTGATGCCAGCTGGACAATTAGATGGTGGTCGTATTGTACAGGCAATTTATGGCCGCAAAACCGCAGGACGAGCCACTGCTGCTACTTTAATTTTGCTGGGGTTAATTTCTCTGGGTAATTCTCTGGCTATTTATTGGGCGGTGGTGATTTTCTTTTTACAACGAGATTTAGAACGCCCGACTTTAAATGAAATCAGCGAACCTGATGATGCTAGGGCTGCTTTAGGTTTATTGGCGCTATTCTTAATGATTTCTACTCTCTTACCTTTAACTCCCGGTGTGGCGGGAAGGTTGGGAATTGGCGGATAA
- the coaBC gene encoding bifunctional phosphopantothenoylcysteine decarboxylase/phosphopantothenate--cysteine ligase CoaBC gives MLHLPPQTPNRKTRVIIAVGGGIAAYKVCELVSTLFKTGVEIRVILTPAAQQFITPLTLATLSRHCAYTDDDFWQATHSRPLHIELGEWADLLVIAPLTAHTLAKLAYGMADNLLTNTVLASTCPVLLAPAMNTDMWLQLAVQRNWRQLLTDSRYHGMMTASGLLACDRIGAGRMAEPPEILTYIQSLLHTGGKRDLIGKNVLISAGGTREYLDPVRFIGNPSTGKMGLALAQAALHRGANVTLVHGSATWDVPLGVQAIPVVSAEEMQQAMQSYLHNADVIIMSAAVADVKPRDYSTEKLPKRSLPQSLPLEPVADIIAQLAQLKQPHQFLVGFAAQTGDIVTPAMAKLQNKNLDMIVANPIDKPESGFGSDNNQAIFLDKLGNQREIASCSKLQMAHYLFDFVGLSHAEAQRRGV, from the coding sequence ATGTTGCATCTCCCACCCCAAACCCCAAACCGCAAAACCAGGGTGATTATTGCTGTCGGTGGTGGTATCGCCGCCTACAAGGTTTGTGAATTAGTTTCCACGCTGTTTAAAACTGGGGTAGAAATTCGCGTCATCCTCACCCCAGCAGCCCAACAATTTATCACGCCTTTAACTTTAGCTACCCTGTCTCGCCATTGTGCATACACAGATGATGATTTTTGGCAAGCAACTCATTCACGTCCCTTACATATTGAGTTGGGCGAATGGGCTGATTTGTTGGTAATTGCCCCTTTGACGGCTCATACATTAGCTAAGTTAGCTTATGGTATGGCTGACAATTTACTCACAAACACTGTGCTGGCTTCTACTTGTCCGGTGTTGTTAGCTCCCGCTATGAATACAGATATGTGGTTACAGTTGGCTGTGCAGCGCAATTGGCGACAACTGTTAACAGATAGCAGATATCATGGTATGATGACAGCATCGGGGTTATTGGCGTGCGATCGCATCGGTGCTGGGAGAATGGCAGAACCCCCGGAAATTTTAACTTATATTCAATCACTTTTACACACTGGCGGTAAACGAGATTTAATCGGTAAGAATGTATTAATTAGCGCTGGGGGAACCAGAGAATATCTTGATCCAGTGCGGTTTATTGGCAATCCTTCCACGGGGAAAATGGGACTGGCTTTAGCCCAAGCAGCACTGCATCGAGGCGCAAATGTGACGTTAGTGCATGGTTCAGCGACTTGGGATGTACCATTAGGAGTGCAAGCTATACCTGTGGTAAGTGCTGAAGAAATGCAGCAGGCAATGCAGTCATATTTACATAACGCTGATGTGATTATTATGTCTGCGGCTGTGGCAGATGTCAAGCCTAGAGACTATAGTACAGAAAAATTACCCAAGCGATCGCTTCCCCAATCTTTACCTTTAGAACCAGTAGCAGATATCATTGCTCAATTAGCACAACTCAAACAACCCCATCAGTTTTTAGTTGGGTTTGCAGCACAGACAGGGGATATTGTCACCCCAGCTATGGCTAAGTTGCAGAATAAGAATTTGGATATGATTGTTGCTAATCCTATTGATAAACCTGAGAGTGGTTTTGGTAGTGACAATAATCAGGCGATATTTTTAGATAAACTAGGAAATCAACGGGAAATTGCTTCTTGTTCTAAGTTGCAAATGGCGCATTATTTATTTGATTTTGTGGGTTTATCTCACGCAGAGGCGCAGAGGCGCGGAGTTTGA
- a CDS encoding iron ABC transporter substrate-binding protein, with the protein MKATAGALAFMLTSGIGLSVNAQTKTLTIYSGRGEKLIGPLLEQAKKDLGMNIQVRYGDTAELAIALVEEGKNSRADLYFAQDAGALGLLERRNLTLPISSNLLNQVDPRFRSPQGKWLGISGRARTLNYNTNLVKKEQLPKSVWDLVKPQWRGKVAWAPTNGSFQSFVTAMRVLEGEPRTLQWLKAMKANGVKDLRNNTAIVEALGRGEAQIGLVNNYYLANFKKTDPNFPVAAHYTNQDAASMFNIAGVAIMNSTKQKPEVEKFIGYLLRPSSQAYFAKETNEYPVVSGVAAPVNQVPLNQIKTPNVNLTNLNDLPGTLELLQQAGVL; encoded by the coding sequence ATGAAAGCAACAGCTGGAGCTTTAGCTTTCATGCTCACTTCGGGAATCGGTCTAAGTGTAAATGCACAAACAAAAACTCTGACTATCTATTCAGGTAGAGGGGAAAAACTGATTGGGCCGTTGCTCGAACAAGCCAAGAAAGACTTGGGTATGAATATCCAAGTGCGTTATGGTGATACTGCTGAGTTAGCGATCGCTCTAGTGGAAGAAGGCAAAAATAGCCGCGCCGACTTATACTTTGCTCAAGATGCAGGCGCTTTAGGCTTGCTAGAAAGACGAAATCTTACCCTACCAATTTCATCTAACTTGCTCAACCAAGTAGATCCTCGCTTTCGCTCTCCCCAAGGCAAATGGCTAGGTATTTCTGGTCGGGCGCGGACACTTAATTACAACACTAATTTAGTCAAAAAGGAACAACTGCCAAAATCAGTTTGGGACTTAGTAAAACCACAATGGCGTGGTAAAGTAGCTTGGGCCCCAACTAACGGCTCATTTCAGTCATTTGTTACCGCCATGCGGGTACTAGAGGGAGAACCCAGAACTCTGCAATGGCTGAAAGCGATGAAAGCTAATGGAGTCAAAGATTTACGCAACAACACGGCGATAGTAGAAGCCCTAGGACGCGGAGAAGCTCAAATCGGTTTGGTAAATAACTATTATTTAGCTAACTTTAAAAAAACTGATCCTAACTTCCCTGTAGCTGCTCACTACACTAATCAAGACGCAGCATCAATGTTTAACATTGCTGGTGTGGCAATTATGAACTCCACCAAGCAAAAACCGGAAGTAGAAAAATTTATTGGCTACCTCCTCAGACCGAGTTCACAAGCATACTTTGCTAAAGAAACTAATGAATACCCCGTAGTTTCAGGAGTAGCAGCGCCAGTAAATCAAGTACCACTGAACCAGATTAAAACACCCAACGTTAACCTGACAAATTTGAATGATCTGCCAGGAACGTTAGAATTGCTACAACAGGCAGGAGTTTTGTAA
- a CDS encoding alpha/beta hydrolase encodes MSLQFISLPPSNSQPPAGLIVCLHGWGSNAEDAASLSPFFNLPNYQFLFPNAPFPFPHSPTGRAWYDLRQENIYEGLAESQQLLIDWLQSLESTTGVPMSRTILSGFSQGGAMTLDVGLKLPLAGLVVMSGYLHPDIVTTTQGDFPPMLIMHGISDEVVPLQAALKTREFTESLGITVDYHEFHLGHEIRPEMLDVLRNFVINLIV; translated from the coding sequence CTGTCGTTACAATTTATTTCCCTTCCCCCTTCTAATTCTCAACCGCCCGCAGGTTTAATTGTCTGTTTACATGGTTGGGGATCTAATGCTGAAGATGCAGCATCTTTATCACCGTTTTTTAATTTACCTAATTACCAGTTTTTATTTCCCAATGCACCTTTTCCTTTTCCCCATTCCCCCACAGGTAGGGCATGGTATGACCTGAGACAGGAAAATATCTATGAAGGTTTGGCAGAAAGTCAGCAATTGCTGATAGATTGGTTGCAATCTTTGGAGAGTACTACTGGTGTGCCGATGTCGCGCACTATTTTGAGTGGTTTTTCTCAAGGTGGGGCGATGACCTTGGATGTCGGGTTAAAATTGCCTCTAGCCGGATTAGTTGTCATGAGTGGATATTTGCATCCTGATATAGTTACAACAACTCAGGGTGATTTTCCCCCGATGTTAATTATGCATGGTATATCCGATGAAGTTGTGCCACTGCAAGCTGCCTTAAAAACACGGGAATTTACAGAATCTTTGGGAATTACGGTAGATTACCATGAATTTCATCTGGGTCATGAAATTCGCCCAGAAATGTTAGATGTGCTACGCAATTTCGTGATAAATCTTATTGTCTAG
- a CDS encoding glycoside hydrolase family 10 protein produces MKKLIQWCMELMGGEFVHRQKQALFAVIVSLSMIVTVMLSLPLNAQTIPKSELRGVWLTNIDSNVLFERDRLKNALQRLDELNFNTVYPVVWNWGYTLYPSKVAAKVIGRSLDPEPGLQGRDILKEIVTEGHEKGLKVIPWFEFGFMAPADSLLAKNRPQWLTSRSDGSKIVKEGIHERVWLNPFHPEAQKFIQDLIVEIVSNYDIDGIQFDDHFGLPSELGYDAYTVALYKKEHRGQAPPQDPKNPAWVRWRANKITDFMKQVFTAIKANQKDCIVSVAPNPQRFSYEYYLADWQRWERMGLVEDLVLQIYRNDLNVFIKELEYPEVKAARSHIPVSIGILSGLKNRTVPIEQIKTQVEKVRDRKFAGVSFFFYETLWNLSQEQPVKRQTGLKKIFPTPTNYPNLLTGWKP; encoded by the coding sequence ATGAAAAAATTGATCCAGTGGTGTATGGAGTTGATGGGGGGTGAATTTGTTCACCGCCAAAAGCAGGCGTTATTTGCCGTGATAGTTTCCTTGAGTATGATCGTTACAGTCATGCTATCGCTGCCCCTGAACGCTCAGACTATACCAAAGTCAGAATTAAGAGGCGTGTGGTTAACAAATATTGATAGTAACGTATTATTTGAACGCGATCGCCTAAAAAATGCCTTGCAACGCTTAGATGAATTAAACTTTAATACAGTATATCCTGTAGTGTGGAATTGGGGATATACATTATATCCTAGCAAAGTAGCAGCCAAAGTGATTGGGCGATCGCTCGACCCCGAACCCGGACTACAAGGGAGAGATATACTCAAAGAAATTGTCACCGAGGGACATGAAAAAGGTTTAAAAGTGATTCCCTGGTTTGAATTTGGCTTCATGGCTCCAGCTGATTCCCTCTTAGCTAAAAATCGTCCCCAATGGCTCACCAGTCGCAGCGATGGTAGTAAAATAGTCAAAGAAGGCATACATGAACGGGTGTGGTTAAATCCCTTTCACCCAGAAGCACAGAAATTTATCCAAGATTTAATCGTTGAAATCGTCAGCAACTACGACATTGACGGCATTCAATTTGATGATCATTTTGGCTTACCATCAGAATTAGGCTACGATGCCTATACAGTAGCCCTGTACAAAAAAGAACATCGCGGACAAGCGCCCCCACAAGACCCCAAAAATCCTGCATGGGTGAGATGGAGAGCCAACAAAATTACCGACTTTATGAAGCAGGTATTTACAGCCATCAAAGCCAATCAAAAAGATTGTATAGTTTCCGTCGCGCCTAACCCTCAGCGTTTCTCCTACGAATATTATCTAGCAGATTGGCAGAGATGGGAAAGAATGGGACTGGTAGAAGACTTAGTATTGCAGATATATCGCAATGATTTGAACGTATTTATCAAAGAACTAGAGTATCCAGAAGTCAAAGCCGCCCGCAGCCATATTCCTGTGAGTATCGGCATTTTATCCGGGTTAAAAAATCGTACCGTCCCCATAGAACAAATTAAAACACAAGTAGAAAAAGTACGCGATCGCAAATTTGCCGGAGTTTCCTTCTTCTTCTACGAAACCCTGTGGAACCTGAGCCAAGAACAGCCCGTAAAACGTCAAACAGGCTTAAAAAAGATATTCCCCACACCAACAAATTATCCCAACTTACTCACAGGCTGGAAACCTTAA
- a CDS encoding ABC transporter permease, whose amino-acid sequence MKSSVRPPLFLILAAAVVAVAITLPLVYLVIRAVGIGGDEFWALISRPRNIGVFLNSAAMAATVTLFSTLIAVPLAFLTVRTDLPGRKFWLVATTLPLAVPSYVGSFALIATLAPRGSFLQLLLQPLGVEELPSIYGFPGAVLAITLFTYPYLLLSVRSGLQGIDPSIEEAGRSLGYSSKETFFKVVLPQLKPSMIAGGLLVALYSLRDFGTPSLMRFDTFTRVIFIQYKASFNRNTAAVLALMLVTLVLLILWLEYRVRSRAAYYSRGSASLRPPKIVKLGIWKWPALGFCLLITSFGVVLPVGITLFWLIRGLNTGYSFPNLLPSILNSISGAGLAAIAATIFALPVAILSVRFPTKITAIIERCSYISFGVPGIVVALSLVFFGANYLPFLYQTLPMLVFAYLVLFLPQSVGAIRTSLLQVNPQLEESARSLGRNPWQALREVTLPLVRPGVISGAVLVFLTAIKELPATMLLAPIGFNTLATQIWQATENVDFADAAASSLAMLLVSMGSTLLVLSQENVKKEKVTPNAETQPKF is encoded by the coding sequence TTGAAATCATCGGTTCGCCCTCCATTATTTCTAATTTTAGCGGCGGCGGTAGTAGCAGTGGCTATTACCCTGCCGTTAGTATACTTAGTTATCCGTGCAGTAGGTATTGGTGGGGATGAGTTTTGGGCATTAATTTCTCGTCCCCGCAATATCGGTGTTTTCTTGAATAGTGCGGCGATGGCGGCCACAGTGACTTTATTTTCTACACTGATTGCTGTACCATTAGCATTTTTAACTGTGCGGACAGACTTACCCGGACGTAAATTTTGGTTAGTCGCCACAACATTACCCTTAGCCGTTCCTAGCTATGTGGGCAGTTTTGCTTTAATTGCCACCTTAGCACCAAGGGGGAGTTTTTTACAGTTATTGCTCCAACCTTTGGGGGTAGAAGAGTTACCTTCAATTTATGGTTTTCCAGGGGCTGTTTTAGCCATCACCTTGTTTACTTATCCTTATCTCTTACTCAGTGTCCGTTCTGGGTTACAAGGTATAGACCCTTCGATAGAGGAAGCTGGGCGCAGTTTGGGTTATAGCAGTAAGGAAACCTTCTTTAAGGTAGTTTTACCCCAATTGAAACCCTCAATGATTGCCGGGGGGTTGTTGGTAGCTTTGTATTCGTTGCGGGACTTTGGCACACCGTCGCTGATGCGGTTTGATACCTTTACACGAGTAATTTTTATCCAATATAAAGCTAGCTTTAACCGCAATACAGCCGCAGTGTTAGCTTTAATGTTAGTGACACTGGTACTGTTAATTTTATGGTTAGAGTATCGAGTGCGATCGCGTGCTGCATATTACAGTCGTGGTTCTGCGTCTTTGCGTCCGCCCAAAATTGTTAAATTAGGAATTTGGAAATGGCCAGCGCTGGGCTTTTGTTTACTGATCACTAGCTTCGGTGTAGTGTTACCAGTAGGAATTACCTTATTTTGGCTAATTCGGGGACTAAATACAGGGTACAGTTTCCCCAACTTGTTACCCAGTATACTCAACTCAATTTCGGGAGCCGGATTAGCTGCGATCGCCGCTACAATATTTGCATTACCAGTAGCAATTTTATCAGTCAGGTTCCCCACTAAAATCACCGCCATCATAGAACGCTGCTCTTACATAAGTTTTGGAGTACCAGGAATTGTAGTAGCTTTATCCTTAGTCTTTTTTGGTGCTAACTACTTACCATTCCTATATCAAACATTACCAATGTTGGTATTTGCGTATTTAGTCTTATTTCTGCCCCAATCAGTGGGAGCGATACGCACCAGCCTTTTACAAGTCAACCCCCAGCTAGAAGAATCAGCACGCAGCTTAGGCAGAAATCCTTGGCAAGCCCTCAGAGAAGTGACTTTACCCCTCGTCAGACCTGGTGTAATTAGTGGTGCAGTCTTGGTCTTTCTCACAGCCATTAAAGAACTACCTGCAACAATGCTGTTAGCACCCATAGGCTTTAACACCTTAGCAACACAAATTTGGCAAGCCACAGAAAACGTTGATTTTGCCGACGCTGCGGCTTCTTCTCTAGCAATGTTGCTCGTTTCTATGGGTTCCACCTTATTGGTGTTATCTCAAGAAAACGTTAAAAAAGAGAAAGTCACACCTAACGCTGAAACCCAACCAAAATTTTAA
- a CDS encoding DNA cytosine methyltransferase produces the protein MKFRLPYLNFIETELQLPEKNHSEYLVIDLFGGCGGLALGFEATGFQTIGYEILADSRATYEHNLLGVCNQVNLTPFSNLVEGAAVIIGGPPCQPFSVSGHQLGLKDSRDGFPTFISAVERYRPQIALFENVRGMLFRNKKYFEEIVLALQEIGYIVEWEILNAAHYGVPQKRERLFCVAHKGSWQWPEKTHFYSPYTAGEALGKSAYLAPPNSKILTPSMDEYIKKYEIASKCINPRDINLDTPARTVTCRNLSSPTGDMLRIRLPDGRRRRLTVREGARLQSFPDWFQFQGSENHQFNQIGNAVPPLLAKALAHSVKTYLERNQQNLSQEFHQPTQYVQLSLELGINAVENTARNNRKLSKRGVVKDAG, from the coding sequence TTGAAATTTAGACTGCCTTACCTTAATTTCATTGAAACAGAACTACAACTGCCTGAAAAAAATCATAGTGAATATTTAGTCATCGATTTATTTGGTGGTTGTGGTGGGCTGGCGCTGGGCTTTGAAGCTACAGGTTTTCAAACAATTGGTTACGAAATTCTAGCAGATTCCCGCGCAACCTATGAGCATAATCTGCTTGGTGTATGTAATCAGGTTAATTTAACACCATTCTCTAATTTAGTTGAAGGAGCAGCAGTGATAATTGGTGGGCCACCTTGTCAACCTTTTAGTGTCAGTGGGCATCAATTAGGCTTAAAAGATAGCCGTGATGGCTTTCCGACTTTTATTTCTGCTGTTGAGCGTTATCGTCCTCAAATAGCTTTATTTGAAAATGTACGGGGAATGCTGTTTCGTAATAAAAAATATTTTGAAGAAATAGTTTTAGCTCTACAAGAGATTGGTTATATTGTTGAATGGGAAATTTTAAATGCTGCCCACTATGGTGTACCTCAAAAACGAGAACGCCTGTTTTGTGTTGCACATAAAGGCAGTTGGCAGTGGCCTGAAAAAACACATTTTTATTCACCTTATACTGCTGGTGAAGCTTTGGGTAAATCAGCGTATTTAGCACCACCTAATTCCAAAATTCTAACTCCTAGCATGGATGAATATATTAAAAAGTATGAGATAGCCTCTAAATGTATTAATCCCAGAGATATTAATTTGGATACACCTGCTAGAACAGTAACCTGTAGAAATTTATCCAGTCCCACTGGTGATATGTTACGAATACGTTTACCAGATGGACGGAGAAGAAGGCTCACAGTTCGTGAGGGTGCGCGTCTGCAAAGTTTTCCTGATTGGTTCCAATTTCAAGGTTCTGAAAATCATCAATTTAACCAGATTGGTAATGCTGTGCCTCCTTTATTAGCAAAGGCTTTGGCGCATTCTGTAAAAACTTATTTAGAGAGGAATCAACAGAATTTATCACAAGAGTTTCATCAACCAACTCAATACGTACAGCTATCTCTAGAACTGGGAATAAATGCTGTGGAGAACACAGCCAGAAATAACCGCAAGTTAAGTAAACGAGGAGTGGTGAAGGATGCCGGATAA
- a CDS encoding ABC transporter ATP-binding protein — translation MQQAIVQLENVTKQFSQNVAPAVENVSLTLQQGDILGLLGPSGCGKTTLLRMIAGFENVQSGKIEIGGRIVSQGSVSVPAEQRDIGIVFQDYALFPHLNVAENVAFGLRHSTKQQIQKRISEVIELVNLQGLEKRYPYELSGGQQQRVALARALAPQPQLMLLDEPLSNLDIQVRLRLREEIRDILKAAGTSAIFVTHDQEEALAISDIVGVMKQGHLEQLGTPEEIYTHPASRFVAEFVTQANFLPARRQGNIWETEVGNFELPVNYTNDTGEIMIRQEGLKLEAARDSPVFIHSRRFLGREYLYCLKTASGKEIHARTRDDIPLPIGARVQVSVPGNTVKVFTQ, via the coding sequence ATGCAACAAGCAATTGTCCAATTAGAGAATGTCACCAAGCAGTTTTCCCAAAATGTCGCCCCCGCCGTCGAGAACGTCTCCTTAACGCTGCAACAAGGGGATATATTGGGATTGCTCGGCCCATCTGGTTGCGGTAAAACCACGCTGTTGCGAATGATTGCGGGTTTTGAGAACGTGCAATCAGGAAAAATTGAAATTGGCGGTAGAATAGTTTCCCAGGGTTCTGTTTCTGTTCCAGCCGAACAGCGTGACATCGGTATTGTTTTTCAAGATTACGCCTTGTTTCCCCATTTGAACGTCGCCGAAAATGTCGCCTTTGGGTTGAGACATTCCACAAAACAGCAAATCCAAAAACGTATTAGCGAAGTCATTGAATTAGTAAACCTCCAAGGCTTAGAAAAGCGTTACCCTTACGAACTCTCAGGTGGACAACAGCAACGAGTCGCCCTCGCCCGCGCCTTAGCACCCCAACCGCAATTGATGCTGTTGGATGAACCCTTAAGCAACCTTGATATTCAAGTGCGGTTGCGGTTGCGCGAAGAAATTCGAGACATCCTGAAAGCGGCGGGTACTTCAGCTATTTTTGTTACCCATGACCAAGAAGAAGCGTTAGCTATTTCCGATATAGTCGGTGTAATGAAGCAGGGACACTTAGAACAATTAGGCACACCAGAAGAAATTTACACTCATCCAGCATCCAGATTTGTTGCTGAATTTGTGACTCAGGCTAACTTTCTTCCCGCCCGTCGTCAAGGTAATATCTGGGAAACCGAAGTAGGTAATTTTGAGTTACCAGTTAACTACACAAACGATACTGGCGAAATCATGATCCGCCAGGAAGGTTTAAAATTAGAAGCAGCTAGGGATTCGCCTGTATTTATCCACAGTCGCAGATTTTTAGGACGCGAGTATTTATATTGTTTAAAAACGGCCTCTGGGAAAGAAATTCATGCTCGCACAAGAGATGATATCCCTCTACCTATAGGCGCACGAGTTCAAGTATCTGTTCCAGGTAACACTGTGAAGGTTTTTACCCAATAG
- a CDS encoding DUF2555 domain-containing protein produces MTTLSISKKDISAMTTADVQELANRLEEDDYSNAFEGLNDWHLLRAIAFQRPELVEPYIYLLDLEAYDEA; encoded by the coding sequence ATGACAACTTTAAGCATTTCTAAGAAAGACATTTCTGCTATGACTACGGCAGATGTCCAAGAGTTGGCTAATCGTCTGGAAGAAGATGATTATAGCAATGCTTTTGAGGGTTTAAATGATTGGCATCTGTTGCGTGCGATCGCTTTTCAACGTCCTGAGTTAGTTGAACCCTATATCTATCTCTTGGATTTAGAAGCCTACGACGAAGCATAA